The following is a genomic window from Theobroma cacao cultivar B97-61/B2 chromosome 10, Criollo_cocoa_genome_V2, whole genome shotgun sequence.
CATTTGTGACTTCAAAATATGTATGTGTATACATGTGTGGATGTGTATATTATTTGCGAGAAGGGagattttaatcaaattcatttcataaagaataattttaatgtttattcaaattttcaaaacttgttaaaataatttgagtttttgtATACATGATTTATGCTATGAAAaataacaattttcaaaatttagttttaatcgCATAATTTGAAGGAGATTTGGGAAAGACGCAATCATTGCCAACATAAGTTTTGCAATAGTCCATAGCAGCTAAAGTCATCAAAAGATCTTTACTGGAACTTGGGATTAAATTTTGCAGATTTAGCCATCAAAATCTTGAAAGTCCTTAGAGACCTAGCGTGGGCACGTGATTCTGATGATGAAACAGCCTTGGGAATACTGGCTCGAAAGCCTTCAGCATTTGCTGGCGAGAGTTCAACACCAAAAACACTCATAGCCAAGTGTTAGTTTCCTCTATACTCACTTCCTATAGTCTCACAACATAGAGATCGGTTcctttattttaataatttcattataattCCTTTTGTTACTTATACTAGGGTGATAAAATTTCTCACATTGATTTAGTGTTGAGTAACTAGAAATGTTACATTCAATTAGTTTTGGATCATATGCTTATCTTaaagttagatatgttgtgGGAGTTAACCTCGGTTGTTGCCTCCCTTGCACGATTGGCTTGTAAAGTAAGTTTCAAGACATTCATACAATGaacttgttatttttatatgtaaagtACATAAATTATGCTATAAATTCGATAgtttttaataacaaaattgttattttaaaAGGGATAAGGAGTAAAGGTGTTCATGGATCAAGTTGGACCTGATTAAGATCTTAAAACCTTAGGTCCAAGCTCAGTTAGGATCACtcattaagataattatattatcaaaatattcaaaaatatttttatattaatattaaagttaaattttaattaattatcatttttatcaaTATAAGATGTTCACAAGCCAATtaaacttcaaaaattttatccaaaactTCACAAGAGTCAGGCAAACTTGCGGGCCTGACATGTGACCCAAGGAGAGTTCCAACATCTAACAATGATAAGATACCCCtgtttagttaattaaatttggATCAATATTTGATGCACTGCCAATGTATAGTCAGGCCACCAAATACTCACACCTCATTaatgaagtaaaaaaaatactcactttttatttctttcaaaataataaggTTATAAAATGATATCATCTTTTAATATCAAccatttatttctttcaaaataataaggCATTGTGACCTAAAAGCTTCAAAATGACATTGTGAATTTGAATATCCACCTTTTACCTCATTAAGACATATATCTTTCCCCATGATCAATTAGATatagataaatttattatttttatcttttttttgtcCTTATTATTGAATGTTTCAAATTATGTCATCTTTtaaatacttaattttctcacttttataacatttaaaaattatttttcatgattttttgttttcctttcttacCTTGAAAACTATAAGacattaattttatatgaatttttcttttttactttttgccTGGTAATCTTACgcaactattttttttgttggaagtGTAATCTTATGCAACTATTAGTTTaactttattattataattattttgaggaaaaCAGATTCAAATCCAATTCTTTGATTAAGAGATACATATACTTGTCATTAGTTTAAAGTTTTGAATGCAACTATTAGTATATTAATGCTGTTTTCAGTTGTCCTTCCaaagaattttatgtttttcttttgtctaaTCCCAGGTTTTGGGACCAATACAATCTCTATGCAAAACACAGCCATCGAACTAACGAAACTCCTTTGCGAGACAATGTCATCAGACGAACGCAAATCCTTTGGAGAAACAATTGATCACGCTTCTAAATTATTGTTTGAGGCAGCAAGATTGGGGAATTATAAATTCTTGGCTGTGCTTATCGGCTCTTTTCCTGATTTAATCTTCAGAAAGGATGAAACGAACAAAAGCATATTTCACATTGCTGTTTTGCACCGCCATGCTAGCATCTTCAATCACATTCATAATTTGGGCTTACAAAAGGACCTGATAATGCTGTACCGGGTTCGTTACCCAGACCAAGAGAATACTAGTATTATCTATATCATGCTACATTTAGCAGCAAAACTACCATCCTTGGATCGGCTCAGTATTGTATCAGGTGCAGCTCTTCAAATGCAACGGGAGCTATTATGGTTTAAGGTGAGCATTTCCAATTTCTCTAAATATTTACAATCTCAAATAACCTCGTTTTTTCATATATCTTGAAAGCTTTCAGTGTGAAAGGATTGCCAATCCTGATTTTGTATAGTTATAAACATGAAAGTGCTTTCACCGTTTCAAATTGAATGGTCTTATAGGAAGTGGAAAATTTGACACAACCATccgagagagaaaagagagattCAAGAGATAAATTAACACCTCGAGAGCTATTCACCAAGGAGCATGAAGAATTGCGGAAAGCCGGAGAAAAATGGATGAAGAGCACTGCTCAATCAGGCATGATTGTGGCTACACTTATTACCGCAGTTGTATTCACGACAGCCTCCAGCGTGCCAGGCGGTACTAATGATAAGGATGGAACTCCTAGAGACATAACCAAAACCATGTTTCACGTGTTTGCTGTGTCAGATAGCGTTGCAATGTGCTCTTCCATTATCTCGACGCTGATGTTCTTGTCCATCATCACTTCACGTTACGCCGAGGAGGATTTTCTGGTTCGATTACCCTTGAAATTAGCAGCTGGACTCACAGCACTTCTAGTCTCCATGATGGCCTTGATGGTATCTTTTAGTGCAATCTACTTTCTAAATTATTCCCAATTAAGTAAATTGAAGTGGGTTCCTGTTTTGACTTCTGCATTGTCATTCCTACCGGCTGCTTTATTCGTTTTGCTTCAGTACCATCTTCTTCATGACGTATTCCGATCAACTTTTGGttcaaaacacatatttcggCCGGATAAATCCACATTTTAGACTTGAATGATTAGAACGTCAGAGAGATCTTGGGAaaagtttatatttttcaatggAAATGTGTCAAATGAATAAGGGTTCCAGCTTTTCTATTGTTTGCAGTTTCCTGTATTTTAGTTGTGATGGGTTTATTGCAAGTAGTTGAGCTTGCAACTGTATTACTATCTAGCTTTCCTGGAAAATCTTGAGGATGACTTGTTAATAAGTTCCTATCATATTCATTGCACgtgaatgatttaatttctattaaaaaatttgtaattaCTTGCAATTTAGTCTTacagttattttttttgacattttggatttagttttatataataaaaaaatgtatgtTGACACTAATTATTCACCATTTTTATATAGGGTGCCAAGTTTAATTGCTTTTATgttaatgaaaaaataaaattaaagaaatttaattctttatgcacaaaaatattatactaATTCTATTGTacatataaatgaaaaaacttAACTAACTATAAAAGTTACACAACTTTTAAAAGATTagaagtttatttttttttaaatagcaAAGAATTATATTGTTAACTTTAAGAacaataaatcttaaaaacaACAATTGTGAATAAAGCCAAagagatgaagaagaagaccacAGAGTAAAACTAGAAATGTCTCATTCATAACCCACGATACAATAAAACTGCCAATATTTAAACAAACCACAACAAAATGGTTTTTAAGTGGACCCCATACAACCAATCTGTTGCATTACCTAAAAACAAGGAAGCAGGCCGCATGGCCATTACATCTACTGAGGCTAGCAACTAAAGGATAATAACaagcaacaagaaaataaaatgaaataagagCATGTGCATATCATGTTggatcatataaataaagaaaaaatgtgaCAATCACATGATTATCAATTTACCAATCGGTTTAAGAAAGCTCTGGACCATACTGCAAATCTTCCACCTCTAACACTCCTCCTAGAAGATGACTTTGCAGACTCCAAGCCTCATCCTAAAATACTCAAATTTGTCTCTACTAAGAGCGTTAGTTAAAATATCAACCAATCGGTCATTGAAGCAACAAAACTTCACTTGAATCCCATGGTTCTTGACAACGTCTCTTATGGCATGGTATTTAACCCTTATATGATTTGTTCTTCCATGGTTTATAGGATTTGAAGCAATGGTTATAGTAGACTTGTTATCCATCCAAAGGACAGTTGGTTGTTCTTGAATCACCTTTAAGTCCAGTAAGATCTTTTTGAGCTAGATTGCTTGATTTGTTGCAGTAGAGGCAGCCACATATTCTACCTCTACTGAAGATTGTGCCAAcaatttcttgctttttaGAGTTCCAGGTAAAGACAACAGTTCCAAAAGAGAAGCAATAGCCATTTGTACTTTTAGATACTGCCCAACTTTGCCTAGTCACTTTCTGAGTAGCCCTACAATTCCAACTTGACATTCTTACTGAACTTAAGGCCATAGCTTAAGGTTCCTTTAACATATCTGAGGATCCTTTTAGCTGCCATGAGATGAACTTCAAGAGGTTTTTGCTTAAATCTAGACAACAGACTAGTAGCATGCATAATGTTTGGTCTAGATGTAGAAAGATAAAGCAAACTTCCAATAAGTTTTCTGTAATAAGTCTCATTAGCTTCTGCACTTTCATCCTTCAAACTAAATCTGTTCTTAATGACTAATGGTGTTGCCACTACCTTACAGTTTTCCATCCTAAATTTCTTCCACAATTTTGAAGCATATTTTTTTTGGTGCAACAGTATACAATCAGACCTCTGTTCAATCTGTAAACCCAGAAAATATGACATTTTCCCTAAGTCATATCAAACTCATTTTGCATATTTGCTTTGAAGTTATTCAAAAATTCACCACTTGGTCCTATGATGAGTAGATCATCAACATATAGAGAAACTATCAAATAGATCAGGTTACCTGAGGCTTTGACATACAAAGTATGTTTATTCTCACTTCTCACAAAACCTTGACTAAATAGATAGCTATCCATCCTTTCATACTAGGCTCGTGGTGCTTGCTTAAGGCCATATAGTGTTTTTAGCAACTTGCATACTTTATCTTCTCTCTCAAGTTGAACAAAACCCTCAAGCTGCTCcacataaatattttctttgatagTCCCATTAAAGAAAGCTGATTTGATATCTATATGCCATATCTCCCATCCTTCACAAGTAGCAAGAGCCATCAGTAGCCTGATTGTATCATGTCTTGCTACTGGTGCAAAAGTTTCAAAGAAATCCACTCCATACACTTAAGAAAACCCCCTCACAACAAGTCTGGCCTTGTATTTGTTGATGGTTCCATCTGAGTTAGGTTTTGTTCTGTAAACCCATTTAATTCCTATTACCTTCTGCTTCTCAAGTCTGTCAACCAAACACCAAGTATTATTCTTTTCAATCATCAACATTTTAGTCTCTAAAGCTTGTCTACAATGCTCATCTGCAGCAACTTCTACATATGAGCTTGGTTTTAAGATAGCAACATAACACCTTGAATAAATATCTTCCTAAGGTCTAGTTCTTCTCAAAGGAGGTTTATCAACATTTTCACCTGACTCTGGTTCATCTTcattttttgatatataatcTATTAGAATATGTTGACTGTATGAACTTTCCATAGCTTTAGTGTTCCAATTCCACTTCATgctttcatcaaaaataatatcTCTACTAACAAAGAACTTCATAGTCATGACATTCAACAGTCTATATCCTTTAGAAACTTCACTATATCCAAGGCGAATTGCAATAACAGACTTTTCATCTAGTTTTGTTCTCTTAGCATATGGTATTTTAGCATAACATATGCAACCAAAAATTTTTAGGTGATGAACAAAAGGTTTTAAACCATACCATGCTTCATAAGGAGTTTTACTCACCAAGGCTTTTGTTGAACATAAATTAAGCAGATAGTTGGCTGTGTTCATAGCTTCAGCCCACAGTGTCTTTGGCAAATTCTTTTCAAAGTAAACACCTTGCCATCTCCATCAATGTCCTGTTTTTTCTCTCGAAAACACCATTCTGCTGAGAGCTGTAAGACACTGTTAATTGATGCATAATACCAAACTTACTCAGGTGACCTTCAAATTCTTTAGTTGTGTACTCAGTCCCATTGTCACTTCTCAACATTTTAATGGtcaaatttgtttgattttctaCTAGGGCTTTATACTTTATAAAAGCATTCAAAGCATTAGATTTCACTTTGAGAAAATATACCCAGCTGAATCTAGTATAGTCATTAATAAAAAGCAAATAATACTTGCTTCCATTCAGTGATGAAGTCTTCATATGACCTCCTAGATCAGTATGcaatagttataattttttagtaGCATTCCATCTTCTAACTTTGGGAAATGGTTCTTGTTTTTGCTTACCAAATTGACAAATATCATAAACCCTATCAGATTTAGAAATATTAGGCAAACCAACCACCATCTTATCTGTGCTCATCAGTTTCAGTGAACCATAGTTCACATGACCAAACCGTTTATGCCAAAGGTCATTTTCAGTCATAGTACAATTGTCAGCAAAATGATTAACCTTCATCCAATCCAGAAGAAAACATTTGTTCTTCATTCCCACAGTCAATAACTCAACTCCAGTAGGATCTTTAACTGTACATGCCTTGTCCTTGAACACCAATTCATAATTATCATCCAACAGTTGCCTTACACTGAGTAGATTTTGACTAACATCTAGTTCATAAAAAACATTTGATATTGATTGCAAACCATCAAGTGTTTGTACCCTTACTGTACCAACTCcaaagattaaaagaaaatctcCATTACCAATTTCCATCTTTGTCTTAAAGTTGTCATCAAGAGTCTGAAAAATTTGCTTGCAACCTGTTAAATGGTTTGAGCAACCACTATCTAACAAccaaaagtttttcttttcatcaggGTTTGCCTTCCTAACCATAAAAAGAACTTCATCCTCCACCTGATCTTTTTACTGAGCAATTATAGCTTTCTCATCAGCCTTAGTTCCTCTATTTTTACAAACTTTTTCCACATGACCTTACTGGTTATAAGGTCTACATTTGACATTAGGCCTATACTAGCAAAACTTCTCAATATGGTTGGTCTTCTTGCAGTATGAGCAAGGTGGAAAAGTTCCTTTTTGATTTCCTGTCTTCTTCtcataaattttctttcttttgttttttctttcattcccAAACTTTTTGTTATACCCACTGTTGTGTCGTTTATCTGCATTTCTAGCCATCAAAACACCTTCAACAACCTTATCTTGCCTCAATGCCCCTCTCTGTTCTTGAGCCTGTAAAGCATTCAGAAGCTCATTTACAGAAATTGAGCTCAAATCCTTAAAATCTTccaaagaagaaatttttaacTCATACTTTTCTGGAACACTtactaaaaatttatttattattcttttctcAGATAATTCTTCACCAAGCAGCCTCAAATGATTCACAATCTTGTGAACCTTCTCTGAAAAATCTTGAACAGTTTCCTCATCATCCATTCTCAGAGTTTCAAACTCTCTCCAAAGATTCAAAGCCTGAATTTGTCTAGTCCTATCATTCCCAAAAAACTCCTCCTTTATCTTATCCCAAACCTCTTTTGGGGACTTGCAATTCATAATTCTCGTAAATATAGAATCATAAATTGTAGAATGTAGAACAGAAAAGGCTTTGTACGTTTTTGCTACCTCTTCGTTGTGCTGTTTCAACTGAGCAATCGTTGGGTTGGTGACACTCAAAACAAGGGGATCTCCTCTAGCAGCAATGATCCCCCACAAGTCATAAGCTCTCAAATAAGCCTCCATCTTAATTGCCCATATCTGATAATTTTGACCAGAAAAAATCAAAGGAGTAGTAACGGTTATATTCGAAACAGAGAGTTTAAAAGCTTAGTAGACAGGAAATCAAtactgaaaaaaaaactttctcATAGTCTCACAAGATCAAGAaaatgctctgataccatgttaactttaagaaaaaataaatcttaaaaacaACAATGGTGAGTAAAGCcaaaaagatgaagaagaaaaccaCAGAGTAAAATTGGAAATGTCTCATTCATAACCCACAATACAATAAAATTGCCAATATTTAAACAAGCACAACAAAATGGTTTTTAAGTGGATCCCATGTAACCAATCTGTTGCATTACCTAAAAACAAGGAAATAGGCTGCGTGGCCATTGCATCTACCGAGGCTAACAGCCAAAGGATAATAACaagcaacaaaaaaataaaatgaaataagaaCACATGCATAGCATGTTGGATCAGATAAGTAAAGAGAGCATGTGACAATCACATGATTGTTACTTTACTAATCTGTTTAAGAAAGCTCTGCACCATACTGCAAACCAAGCTTCCACCTCTAACACATATTAATAAGTAAAGTCACGCAAAAGATGGTGTGAACTCCACAGAGAAGCATCAAAATGCTACAAAAAATATGGCTCCTAGACAACAACCACAAACAACACATGAACAATTGTAGCACACAGACATAGCGATGCCAAACAGAATAGTAGCGTCACAAAAAACAACaagcagaaaagaaaaacaatgagAAAACCAACCACAACCAGACCCAGGGGCATCAAAACAGAAGAACAGAAATAAAAAGGTGAACAGCAAACCGATCAGCTGAAGAACCAAGTCAGCCAAACATTTGAAGAAGATATATAGACCGACCAATCACATCCCCAGCTAATCGATCAACAAGTTGGATTAATTTGTTGTTTCGAAACATGTTTGGATTAATGTTTTTTGATGACCTGTATGTGGTGTTTCACAATTCTTCAGATTCAGGCCAATAAATTTTAGTTGCCTTGAGAATAAAAGATCGCATGTTAGTTGCTTCTCTCTGCCTTGGTGCTACTAGGCTTTGTTGGACCTTGTGTTGATTCTTACAGATTATTATGTGGTGGTAAAGTAGGAATGAATTGATAGGTACGAATTGCATGACTTGAACATGGTTTTTCTTAGTTTCCTTTCTCGAAACCCAACTTAATTTGGACTTATGTTCACTTTGTTTTATGCAAGCTTCATTTTTCGGGCCATGTGTATGGCGTTTTTAATGGGTTGCTTGTTACCAGTTACTTGTTTGGGCATAAGTAGACATGTTTCAATATCATTTGGAGTTTGCCTTCCCCTGTTAGTTTTATGATTCCAAGTGGGAATTTGTTTGCATGTTATCTTCATATTTTCTGTAGGAAGTGGATACATCAAATTATCAAGAACCTGAAACAGGAGACAATCAATACAGTGCTGCAGGAGAATTTCAGAAGGTGTTTTACGTTACTTGTAACACTATATTTATTCCTTTGGGATTTTGTTTATCTGATTTAATCAGTAGGATTAAAAGAAGTTCGTCTTGATTGCTTTAGCTACGTTGATAAATGGTATATTGGTTGCTGCCAACTACTACTAATGGTGCTGCTTAACAGGTTTTGAGTTCAATTCAAAGCCTATACTTGCATTGATGTTAGTGGAAAATTAAAACATCGTAATAAACATTGATTCAACCATTGTGGTACTTCTATCATAAACATTACATATATGTCTTTACAATTGCCCTATAAATAGCTATATAAAGAAACGTTTTAACAAAttatatcttttcttttcatttctcactttttaaatctcaaattttcgAAAGAAACACTAGTAGTAGTTGATTCTGAAGAGAAGAGTAAGTAGCAATCAACTtatcaataagaaaagaagaaagtgagaaggtaaaagagacaaaaaagaaactactttggtaatttaatttatttttagcttCTACATAGCCATTTGCTGCTCCATCAACGTTGAACATTAATTCCCCTTCAGTAGGACATATCCATCCCAAGCCCAGTCTATTCTTCTTCCTACTTTTAATTATTGTCCCAGCACTTGGTGCCTCATAGGTGTTCAAGATCCTGCAATACTCCAAAACCATTTAGCATTGGCCCAGGTGGCCATTCGCAGCTTACTTACAGTATAAATTTGCTTCAGGCCTCATATTTTGCTTTGAAACACAATCTCATTCCTAGACATCCGAATAGACCAAACAAAgcataataaaacattttccaaATTCTAATTTCACCatatttattgatgacattaTTTCATGACAAGAAGAAAGCAACCATATTATTTGGGAAGACCCACACTATATTCCATTCTCTACACCACCTACCCCATAATCTCCAAGAAGAAAGCAACCACGTACCTTGTTGCATAGGGGACACATGGCAGCACTGCTATTGATCATGGCTATTCTAACTAGCTCATTTTTTATCGCCACTATCCCGTAGATAAGCTGCTATGTAAAAACTTCAATCTTGAAAGGTGCAAGGTTAGTCCAAATATATTTCCATGGGCTCTCTTTACTATTGTAGCTATTTAAGGTCTGCTTCCGGAAGCTTTTAACAGAAAATTCTCCCCCTGGAGTCCCTTTCCACTCTAGataatcatcaatttcagcacACAAATGATACCCCTTcagaaatgaaataaattcaCGCCATTGCTCTTCTTCCCATCTAAAAAGCCTCCTTCTAAGTTGAATCTCCCATTTCCATTCGTTGTCCAACTAGTTACCAAATTCAATGACTTTCCCTTTTTCGGTAGTGGTCAACATGTAGATTCTAGGGAACATATTTTTAAGGGTAACTCCGTCCACCCACTCCTTGGACCAAAAATTGATGTTGTTTTCATTGCCTACAAATCAACCTAAATTTCTTGTTACCTGTAAAAAAATACTGGTTAGTGGGGGATAAAGGTGTCGTTATATCTTTCCATGTCTTAgaaatatttctattttctctcacaCACAGCATAAGGCTATTTAGGTCATGTCCTCCCTTTTCAATGATAATTTCTGTCCAAATCTCCAAATCCACTTTGCTAGCATTGCTCTATTCCTTAACTCAAGGTCAATAATATCCAAACCTCCGTTTTCCTTGTAATTGTTGGCTTTCCCCTAATCCACAAGGagcatttttcttttggattcTGTCCCACTCCAAAGAAACCTCCTTTGGATTTTTTCAACCTCCATCTTCACTCATTTTGAGATTTAGAATATGGACATGTAACATACTGGAAGGCTTGTCATTGTCGATTCAAGGATTGTAACTCTCCTTCCCATTGAtagcattttttatttccactCAGCTAATCTatcctcaattttttttatgattggTCTCCAATTTTGAAGTGATCTATTGTGTCCCTCTAAAGGGAGCTCCAAATGCATATTAGGTAAAGAACTCACTTTGCAATCAATAACTTTAGCCCATCTACTAACCACATAATCGTCCAGCCTTA
Proteins encoded in this region:
- the LOC18587244 gene encoding uncharacterized protein LOC18587244, whose product is MAPVHGHFSESLWRREIPVLSAAKKVDHFLGRGVRPEDEPNISDESGTGTGTGTETETGNETETGDQESPWSPEMCICQRRWDSNNSRQSSPHLPEGEKGFYVRQGVPLFKATLNGDREKTQQILNRNERTLLRSSLTEGHETALHVAVGARQAAVVKELVGRMESQDLELRDGRGNTALCVAVATGSVKIAKILMEKNAELAFIRGADNKTPLYIAALKSSKDLYWNLGLNFADLAIKILKVLRDLAWARDSDDETALGILARKPSAFAGESSTPKTLIAKCFGTNTISMQNTAIELTKLLCETMSSDERKSFGETIDHASKLLFEAARLGNYKFLAVLIGSFPDLIFRKDETNKSIFHIAVLHRHASIFNHIHNLGLQKDLIMLYRVRYPDQENTSIIYIMLHLAAKLPSLDRLSIVSGAALQMQRELLWFKEVENLTQPSEREKRDSRDKLTPRELFTKEHEELRKAGEKWMKSTAQSGMIVATLITAVVFTTASSVPGGTNDKDGTPRDITKTMFHVFAVSDSVAMCSSIISTLMFLSIITSRYAEEDFLVRLPLKLAAGLTALLVSMMALMVSFSAIYFLNYSQLSKLKWVPVLTSALSFLPAALFVLLQYHLLHDVFRSTFGSKHIFRPDKSTF